A single region of the Pyricularia oryzae 70-15 chromosome 4, whole genome shotgun sequence genome encodes:
- a CDS encoding inner membrane transporter yfaV, whose translation MATQDNRKSGDVEHDKPGVKTQEYAGSNCGLTPEDREFMSRYEGKAGKAIVRKIDVRLIPIMGILYLLAHIDRGNIGNAKIEGIDQELGLVGNQYNIASTIFFVPYIIFEIPSNIILKKVRPSIWLSLLIMAWGITMTCMGFVKNFDGLVATRVVLGIFEAGFFPGAVYIVSSWYPRHELQQRLALFYTASAFSGALSGLLSYGIARMDGARGISGWRWIFLIEGAITVAAGIAMPFLVIDTPEHAKWLSDDEKRFIDLRLRLSGVRSNTEEGDKFSCKLLFSTMIDWKIALGILLAWANSVPNAAFKFTMPQIIKQLGFSTVNAQLLTMPPYVCGGISAWLVGRFADKFRWRMPFIVGPMTVLAVALGVLFGYSDKVTTSVPAMYVGVVLAQVGIYPLLPGISAWVGNNLAPSWKRSIGLAWLLAAGNLGSLVGTNIFLDQEAPRYPTGYGTALGIICLGLIAAFALEFFLWKMNKRKARLSESAIRAEYTQDHLDCMGEKSPLYIYTL comes from the coding sequence ATGGCGACTCAGGACAATAGAAAGAGTGGCGATGTCGAGCACGACAAGCCCGGCGTCAAGACGCAAGAGTATGCCGGCTCCAACTGCGGTCTGACACCTGAGGACCGGGAATTCATGTCACGCTACGAAGGCAAGGCCGGCAAAGCCATTGTGCGCAAAATCGACGTTCGTTTGATCCCCATCATGGGCATCCTCTACCTGCTGGCACACATCGACAGAGGAAACATTGGCAACGCCAAGATTGAGGGCATAGATCAGGAGCTGGGTCTCGTAGGCAACCAGTACAACATTGCCAGCACCATCTTCTTTGTTCCCTACATCATCTTCGAGATCCCCTCCAATATCATCCTCAAAAAAGTCCGACCCAGCATCTGGCTATCCCTTCTCATCATGGCTTGGGGTATCACCATGACCTGCATGGGCTTCGTCAAGAATTTCGACGGCCTGGTTGCTACGCGTGTTGTGCTTGGTATTTTCGAGGCTGGCTTCTTTCCCGGCGCAGTCTACATCGTCTCCTCGTGGTACCCCCGACACGAACTTCAGCAGCGCCTCGCTTTGTTCTACACCGCATCCGCGTTCAGCGGAGCACTCAGCGGTCTCCTTTCCTACGGCATTGCCCGCATGGACGGTGCTCGCGGCATTTCCGGCTGGCGTTGGATTTTCCTCATTGAGGGAGCCATcaccgtcgccgccggcaTCGCCATGCCTTTCCTCGTCATTGACACCCCTGAACACGCAAAGTGGCTCAGCGACGATGAGAAACGCTTCATTGATCTTCGCCTTCGTCTCTCAGGCGTGCGTTCCAATACCGAGGAGGGCGACAAATTCTCCTGCAAGCTTCTATTCTCAACCATGATCGACTGGAAGATCGCCCTCGGCATCCTTCTCGCATGGGCAAACTCGGTCCCCAACGCGGCCTTCAAGTTCACCATGCCTCAAATCATCAAGCAGCTGGGATTTTCCACCGTCAACGCCCAGCTCCTCACCATGCCTCCGTACGTCTGCGGCGGCATCTCGGCTTGGTTGGTCGGCCGCTTCGCCGACAAGTTTCGCTGGCGCATGCCCTTCATCGTTGGGCCCATGACCGTTCTCGCAGTCGCCCTCGGGGTCCTGTTCGGCTACTCGGACAAGGTCACGACGAGCGTGCCAGCCATGTACGTCGGCGTCGTCCTCGCCCAGGTTGGAATCTACCCTCTCCTCCCGGGGATCAGCGCCTGGGTCGGCAACAACCTGGCACCCTCGTGGAAGCGGTCGATTGGTCTCGCGTGGCTCCTCGCCGCCGGAAACCTGGGCTCGCTCGTCGGCACAAACATCTTCCTCGACCAGGAGGCGCCTCGCTACCCCACCGGCTACGGCACGGCGCTTGGAATCATTTGCTTGGGTCTCATCGCGGCCTTCGCTCTTGAATTCTTCCTGTGGAAGATGAACAAGCGCAAGGCACGGCTTTCGGAGAGTGCGATTCGCGCCGAGTATACCCAAGATCACCTAGACTGCATGGGAGAGAAGAGTCCGCTGTATATCTACACCCTTTAA
- a CDS encoding annexin ANXC4, which yields MSLQVEERRRGRSRSPGGRDRSRSREPPARVIEASAPYPDDDRDGGVRMYDYEDPRARSYDLPYPAPSGRDRDARDEPDRFSYLPQKYAAQSEGRSRRDNRDRYDDDDLAYGAKEPPPPPSSSSYQYAQPKQYEYDRADDRLTYSSSRQDSSQLLVAGEPRRRDRSRSPGPSSSSKSYRDDPRGSSASIVTIEPGVSSSASRRSKRDSSPLPPTARMSSLSVSGGHHRSGSMSLAAAPPSPLLESYHGTYQSMSPMPSPLMIASRDPAGHDTRILDVAPLDSDDDDRYGGGDKTKRRARFADPAGDAERLAKALKGNAPPDVEPLIEILPGLTHEQIMTLRVEYKQLVKTGPDRKGVNIAKHIRSRLKEDEPNLMKACYAVALGKWESEAYWANYWYQGDKTRRELLIESLMGRTNDEIHEIKQAFSDKKYDNSLRNCMKTELKEDKFKKAVMMVLDEQRMEEVDRHGRYLPMDRMLIEDDVRALYRAVRSEKGGESAMIQIVIMRSDSHLREVLKLYSAEYRSNFARDALKKSGNLVGELLAHILNGVINKPVRDALLLQHALTASKRDDLRRELLTSRLVRFHWDRHHLADIKVAYRERYGKDLQEAVRDATGSSGWGKFCRELCITRMPDDVRRVERVSRR from the exons ATGTCGTTGCAAGTGGAGGAACGGCGCCGTGGCCGTTCGCGTTCCCCCGGCGGCCGTGACAGGAGCCGGAGCCGTGAACCCCCTGCCAGGGTCATCGAGGCATCGGCTCCATACCCCGATGACGATAGAGATGGCGGTGTGCGCATGTATGATTATGAGGACCCTCGTGCCCGGAGCTACGACCTGCCATACCCTGCTCCATCAGGCAGAGACCGCGATGCCCGCGACGAGCCCGACAGGTTTTCGTACCTTCCGCAAAAGTACGCCGCCCAGTCCGAGGGCCGATCCCGGCGTGACAACCGGGACCGgtacgatgacgacgatttAGCCTACGGTGCCAAGgagcctcctcctccacctTCGTCATCTAGTTACCAGTACGCTCAGCCAAAGCAGTACGAATACGACAGGGCCGATGACAGGCTCACGTACTCGTCCTCGCGCCAAGACAGCAGCCAGCTTCTCGTCGCTGGTGAGCCTCGTCGCCGCGACAGGTCCAGAAGCCCTGGGCCCTCTTCCAGCTCCAAATCTTACCGCGATGACCCTCGCGGCTCCTCTGCCAGCATCGTGACGATTGAGCCGGGggtcagcagcagcgccagtCGCCGGTCTAAGCGCGATTCATCGCCACTACCACCCACTGCTCGCATGTCATCATTGTCGGTCAGCGGTGGTCACCACCGATCCGGTAGCATGTCTCTTGCCGCCGCGCCTCCTTCGCCGCTGCTGGAGTCGTATCATGGCACATATCAGTCCATGTCCCCCATGCCGTCGCCGCTGATGATTGCCTCGCGCGACCCCGCTGGCCATGACACTCGGATCCTGGATGTCGCGCCTCTCGACTCGGACGACGATGACCggtatggtggtggtgacaaGACGAAACGGCGTGCACGCTTTGCCGATCCGGCTGGCGATGCGGAGCGACTGGCAAAGGCACTCAAGGGCAACGCACCGCCCGACGTCGAACCTCTGATTGAGATCCTGCCGGGCCTGACGCACGAACAGATTATGACGCTGCGGGTCGAATACAAGCAGCTGGTCAAGACGGGTCCGGATCGAAAAGGCGTGAACATCGCCAAGCACATCCGCTCGAGGCTCAAGGAGGATGAGCCTAACCTGATGAAGGCCTGTTACGCCGTCGCGTTGGGCAAGTGGGAGTCGGAGGCCTACTGGGCAAACTACTGGTACCAAGGCGACAAGACACGGCGAGAGCTGCTGATAGAGTCGCTCATGGGACGGACCAACGACGAGATCCACGAGATCAAACAGGCGTTCAGTGACAAAAAATACGACAACAGCCTGCGCAACTGCATGAAGACCGAGCTGAAGGAGGACAAGTTCAAAAAGGCGGTCATGATGGTTCTCGACGAGCAACGTATGGAGGAGGTTGATCGACATGGACGGTACCTGCCTATGGACCGGATGCTCATTGAGGACGACGTACGCGCTCTTTACCGCGCCGTCCGATCAGAGAAGGGCGGGGAGAGCGCCATGATCCAGATTGTCATCATGCGAAGCGACAGCCATTTACGCGAAGTGCTGAAGCTGTACAGTGCTGAATATAGGTCTAACTTTGCCCGCGATGCATTGAAGAAGAGCGGGAACTTGGTG GGGGAGTTGCTTGCACACATTCTCAACGGTGTCATCAACAAGCCGGTTCGCGACGCGCTACTGTTGCAACATGCCTTGACCGCATCAAAACGTGACGACCTGCGTCGGGAGCTGCTCACGTCGCGCCTGGTCCGCTTCCACTGGGACCGCCACCATCTTGCGGATATCAAGGTGGCCTACCGCGAGCGGTACGGCAAGGACCTGCAAGAGGCTGTGCGCGATGCGACGGGAAGTTCAGGCTGGGGAAAGTTTTGCAGGGAGTTGTGCATCACACGCATGCCCGACGATGTTAGGCGGGTTGAGCGTGTCAGTAGGCGTTGA